A genomic region of Miscanthus floridulus cultivar M001 chromosome 3, ASM1932011v1, whole genome shotgun sequence contains the following coding sequences:
- the LOC136546394 gene encoding protein DETOXIFICATION 27-like codes for MSCSSPTPSCRTGGEEVGSPNLRRRYGESPRSCGWSPARPHFTRLTFYGMTVVSQAFAGHIGDLELAAFSIATTVISGLSFGFFVGMASAMETLCGQAYGAKQYHMMGIYLQRSWLILLSFAVLLTPTYIFSGQLLTALGQPAELSRRAGVVSLYMLPLHFVYAIILPLNKFLQCQRKNWVAAVTTAAAFPVHVVATWLLVHYFRLGVFGAAMALTLSWALATVGLLSYAFGGGCPETWRGFSASAFVDLKDFIKLSAASGVMLCLENWYYRILVFLTGYVKKAELAVDALSICISYAGWEMMIHLGFLAGTGVRVANELGAANGIGARFATIVLMTTSFLISLFISLLILIFHDKLRMVFSSSQAVIEAVDNISFLLALTILLNGIQPVLSGVAVGSGWQALVAYVNIGSYYLIGVPFGFLLGWGLHYGVQGIWVGMIVGTMVQTLILAYIILRCDWNEEALKASTQMRR; via the exons ATGTCCTGCTCATCTCCGACTCCGAGCTGCCGGACAGGAGGGGAGGAGGTAGGATCCCCGAACTTGCGAAGGAGGTATGGGGAGAGTCCAAGAAGCTGTGGGTGGTCGCCGGCCCGGCCGCATTTCACGAGGCTGACATTCTATGGCATGACCGTGGTCAGCCAGGCCTTTGCCGGGCACATTGGTGACCTCGAGCTCGCCGCCTTCTCCATCGCCACCACCGTCATCTCCGGTCTCAGCTTTGGTTTCTTT GTTGGCATGGCGAGTGCAATGGAGACGCTCTGCGGCCAAGCCTACGGTGCAAAGCAGTACCACATGATGGGCATCTACCTGCAGCGCTCGTGGCTCATCCTCCTCAGCTTCGCCGTGCTCCTTACTCCGACGTACATCTTCAGCGGGCAGCTGCTCACCGCGTTGGGCCAGCCCGCCGAGCTGTCGCGCCGGGCGGGCGTGGTCAGCCTGTACATGCTCCCGCTGCACTTTGTCTACGCCATCATCCTGCCGCTCAACAAGTTCCTGCAGTGCCAGCGCAAGAACTGGGTCGCCGCGGTCACCACGGCCGCGGCGTTCCCCGTGCACGTCGTCGCCACCTGGCTGTTGGTGCACTACTTCCGGCTCGGGGTCTTTGGAGCCGCGATGGCGCTCACCTTGTCCTGGGCACTCGCAACGGTGGGTCTCCTCTCGTATGCCTTCGGCGGCGGGTGCCCGGAGACGTGGAGGGGATTCTCAGCTTCAGCGTTCGTGGACTTGAAGGACTTCATCAAGTTGTCCGCGGCGTCTGGTGTCATGCTCTG CTTGGAAAATTGGTACTACCGGATCTTGGTTTTCCTGACGGGCTATGTGAAGAAGGCTGAACTGGCTGTCGATGCACTGTCCATCTG TATAAGTTATGCTGGATGGGAGATGATGATTCATTTGGGATTCTTAGCAGGCACCGG GGTGAGGGTGGCTAATGAGCTCGGTGCAGCCAACGGAATAGGAGCGAGATTTGCGACAATTGTGTTGATGACGACATCCTTTCTGATCAGCCTATTCATTAGTTTGCTCATCCTGATTTTCCATGACAAACTCAGAATGGTCTTCTCGTCGAGTCAGGCGGTGATCGAGGCAGTAGACAACATTTCCTTTCTGCTAGCCCTCACCATCCTCCTCAATGGAATCCAACCTGTGCTCTCTG GAGTTGCTGTTGGTTCAGGGTGGCAGGCATTGGTTGCTTATGTCAACATTGGGAGCTATTACTTGATTGGTGTTCCTTTCGGTTTTCTGCTAGGATGGGGCTTGCATTATGGGGTTCAA GGAATTTGGGTCGGAATGATCGTTGGCACAATGGTGCAAACTCTAATACTGGCATATATCATTCTACGGTGTGATTGGAATGAGGAG GCATTGAAAGCTAGTACCCAAATGCGGAGATGA